From Aspergillus luchuensis IFO 4308 DNA, chromosome 2, nearly complete sequence:
GCGATTCACAGAGTACCTGGGAACTTACTTCTTGTCGCAGCTTCCAAAATCAGAGAGCACATTGAGTGAGAAGGGCAATtcatatgatgatgacaatgatgatgctgggacAAGTCCAACAAGGCACGAGGGAAAGAATTTCCGACAGCAGCTGCTACGAAAGATTGCCACGGAGGCGCTTGTCCGTCGACACTTGCACGGtgcagcggtggtggttcaATCCGACATGAGATGGTACGCCACTTGTCTGCCGCACAGTACAATTGTCATTATCATGAAGTATATTGGATTCCCAAAGAGGTGGATTGACTTCTACCATCGTTATATGGAAGCACCCTTAAACATGGACAGCTCCTATGAGGGACGTGAGTCAGTTGGACCACGCATCAGGAAGCGGGGAATTCCATTCTCGCATGCCGCTGAGAAACTGCTTGGAGAAATGATCCTCTTTTTCATGGATTTGGCAGTAAATCGCGAAACGGGCTTGCTCTTATACCGCCTGCATGATGACTTGTGGTTGTGCGGCGAGCCAGCCAAGTGTGTACGAGCATGGGAAGTGATGGGTAATTTCGCCAAGGTCACAGGGCTGGAGTTTAATTACAGCAAGACTGGGTCGGCTTATTTGGCTGAGTACAGAGATCCCAGAATCGCTTCCCAGCTCCCGGAAGGTTCAGTCACATTTGGATTTCTGAAACTGGATGCAGACACCGAGACGTGGGTGATTGACGAGACCCTTGTCGATGCGCACGTTCAGCAACTCAAACAGCAACTGGATCGCTGCGATAGTGTAATATCCTGGGTCCGCACATGGAACAGCTGCATCGGAAGGTTCTTCAAGAATACCTTCGGTCAGCCTGCCTACTGCTTTGGGGAGCCACATGTACGTGCAATTTTGACCACGTACAAGAAGATCCAAGATAGGATTTTGGATGACTCGGCATCAACAAGTATTCCGGAACATCTGCGGGCAATGATCACAGGACGGCTTGGCGAATTTGAAATTCCggatgctttctttttcttccccgaAGAATTAGGTGGACTTGGCCTACGCAATCCCTTCACATCCGTGCTCCTGGTTGAGGGTATCATGGGCGAGCCACCGCTAGCGAGAATAAAGCAATATctagaggaagagaaaactTTGTATTCTCGGCTAAAAAAGACGTTCGAAGACTTGAGCGATCAACGGCGGCGAAAGGTTCTAGAGACCTGTGTTACCAATGCTGATCTCGACGGCGACTTGGTGACCGAGCGAGAAATCCATACGTTCATGTCATTCGAGGAATTCTCTCGATTCCGCGAAACTGCAAGTGGCAATCTCAGACGAACGTATATCGAGCTGATGCGCGTTCCGACAACGCAACCACTTGATACATCACCGGAGCTTGAGAGAGCTTTACGGGAGACTCTAACCCAGGGGCAAGTTGGCAACTTGGACAGTGAAGAGCTATGGCACTTGCAATTATACGCCGAAGAAGTGCTAGAGAAACTGGGAGGTCTTAGACTGGTGGATCAGAAGTTCCTGCCCGTCGGAGTTctggggatggtgaaggaAACTCGGGTCAAGTGGCAAATGGTGCTCTGACATATCGTCTTCTTATGAGCTTTAATTTTCTGAAACATCGTCAGTTATACAGGTTTAAGTAGCGAATAATTTGGTCTGTTACACTCAAGGGTTTTGGCTACTAACACATACCTGAAATAATGCCATCCGTAGACTTACAACAGAACACAAGGCAACAGAGTAATGTACTTAGAGGAATATCATCGATGCCATTTTCATGTTCCTGCAAGGATCAGCTTCGTGCAAAGTCAATGAGAGTAACCTATCCAATTGAATCTGCTCATTCTCGTGTATGGCGTTTAGTGCCCCAATAGTATATGCATCAATATCCGCACTAAACTGCTACTCAGTCATATTAACCTATCAGCGCTTAAACCCCGGGGGCCAGAATTGTGTCGAAAGAGAAAATCGGTAGTGACCAGTCGCGCTAATTCAGCCGCGGCTGACTAGCGGCGATGGGAATCAATAGCTGCATGCCGACAGGGTATTGCGATTTGCGACGCGGGCGCCGTCCCCACATTTTTGAACAATAATTTGGAGCTGGCTTtgaatatattactttttcttgCAGAATTCCCTGGAGGTTGGGTTAAGTCGCTTGCAGTTAGCGATTGCATATCGTCAATGTTTTGTCAATCTGTCGCGTCTGTTCAAAAAACCAGTACTTAGAGCGGACACCCATCCTGTATAGTATTAGTGGAATGTGTGTTCTTGTTTCCATGCGAGTAAGCTAGTTCAAGAGTGACCGAGTTATTCAATGCCAGTGAGTCTGACCATGAATGTTTCGGTGGAATAAGCGGTGTACACCGATACGTTCAGCTGAGTATGAGGATCAGCTAGGTGAGAAATTATCGTCCGTGAAACTTAAACAATAATAACTTATTGTTGCAAGATAGGGTAATCCTTGGTGATTACAATCCCTATGTTATAGAGTAGGGAACGACATAGGAAGCTGTCGATGACCTCACGACTTCAAGAGTATTCGATCTCAACCTCCGCGGGCCCCGTATGTCATAAAGCCATTGGAAAGACTCTTTTAAGCACATTGTGACAGAATCAAGATCAATAATGTTTATTGTAAGAACGTGAGGGTAACGATCGACGATCTGAACCTATTAGCGTCTCATTCAGCCGCTAGCCGCAGAATACTTATAGTGCTAGAGTAGCCACTGCCCGCCCATCATTTTGCATTCGCAGCGGGCCTGtggcttccttcctcccataGCGAGTCGTCAGTAACCATGAAGGGGTATCTTACGCGGGGATTGGTCATCTCGATGGTGGCACCCGCAGCATATGCACAGGCTACAAGGGCTATAGCTTCGCTGAGTGCAGCAGCGGCAACTGTGACAACGAGCCCTTCTGCTGCGCCGCCCTTGTTCTCTTATGAAGCAGTACAGCTGACTGAGAGTGCATTGGCTAGAGCGGATACCGCCCTTAATAATGCGACCCTATCGAGAATATTTGCTTTTGGGGCAAGTAACGCGACTAACAGCAGCGGAACCCCCCAGCATCGCTGCAAGATCATGCCAGGGGATGCGACATGGCCAACTGAATCGACCTGGAGTATTTTTGACCAGTTGCTTGGTGGGAGCTTGCTTAAGCCTGCACCTTTGGCAGCGTCCTGCTACCCCAACTGGCCCCAATATAATACCGAGCAATGTTCTGAGGTAACATCGAACTGGCTTGACGACTCTTTGCAGTAAGTATATCAGTGTCATATTTCCGCGTCAAAGTAACTTCGAGCTGAGAAGTATTCAGCTACGATGATCCTAGCTCCATCATGGCACCCTTGGATGAGGGTCGCTCGTGCATGCCCATAGGGTATAACTACACCAGCACCTGTACGCAAGGCGCTTACCCTACGTACGTCGTCAACGTATCCACTGTTGCTCAGATTCAGTTGGCTGTAAACTTTGCTCGGAACCAGAACCTTCGTTTGATTGTCAAGAACACCGGTCACGATTTTAACGGCAAGCCATCAGGAAAAGGAGGTCTGTCAATTTGGACGCACCGACTCAAAGACAAGGCCTTCTACCCATCCTTCACGTCTGACGGTGGTTATGTTGGACCTGCTATAAAGCTTGGGGCTGGCGTTCAAGTTTCGGAGGCGTACGACTTCGGAAAAGCGTTGAATGTGACCGTCATCGGAGGCGGCTGCCTCTCTGTTGGAGTTGCTGGTGGCTTCACACTTGGTGGAGGCCACTCACCATTGAGCAGCATGTATGGTATGGCGGCAGATCAAGTTTTGGCTCTGGAAGGTTGTTTTCCCCCTATGACTCAAcatatcatcatcggtgACAGCTCACTGATCAACTTACAGTTGTCTTGGCGGACGGTCGCTTTATCACTGCAACTCCCAAGCAGAACTCAGACGTCTTCTGGATGCTtctcggtggtggaggcaGCACAATTGGCGTGGTAACATCCATGACCATCAAGGCGTATCCGAAATTGCCCACGACAATCGTTACTTTCAACTGGACGATGACTGACACTCCAAATGCTGAAGCGTTTTGGGCCGCTTTCCAGTCTTACCTAGACCACTTTGAGGACTTTGTCAACGCTGGAACATATGGATACTATTTGCTGGGGTCCTCGGCAGCTGAGAACGGTGAAGCTTCTTCCAATGACACTGACTACAACTTCCGCATGGTCTCATTTGTTGCACCCAACATGACCATTCCACAGACGCAGAACCTTCTCAGACCTTGGTTTAATACCCTCAATACCCTTAACGTCAGCTTCACTCCCGTTTACAGCCATGCGGATAGCTTCTATGAAGTCTGGGAGGAGGATAACTTTCCTCTGGAAACAGGTGGATTAGACATATACAAGTTGGCTTCACGTCTTCTGCCTCGAAATGTCTTCGAAAACGAGGACCTCCGGAACAAAAACTTCCTTGCCCAAAGGGACGCTATTGAGAAGGTATGCTGACCGTTCAAATCGTATTCGTATTAGTTACTGACCTTAGTAGGGCTTATTCATCATGGGCTTCCACATCAGTGGGAAAGGAAGCGCTGTCGAGCCGCCGACGAACATTGCAGTTCTGCCGGCATGGCGTGACGCTCTTTCTCACGTCATTGTCGCAACCGAATGGGAGTTCACTTCGAGCTGGGAAACAGTCAAAAATTCTTCACTATTTGTGACGAACTGGATGGATGCTCTGCGGGAGATCTCCCCCGACTCTGGCGCGTATATGAATGAGGGTGATCTGTTGGAGCCCAACTTCCAGCAGGCATTCTATGGTGCCAACTACCCGCGGCTGTATGAGTTGAAGCAGAAGTACGACCCGACCGGGTTGTTCTTTGCTCTTACGGCGGTGGGGTCGGAGGACTGGGAAGTTCAAGTCACGGATCCTTTGCCGTATTCGTGGAACAATAATGGGCGGTTGTGTCCGAGATCTTCTTGAAGAGGGGTGAGGTCAGTGCACGAATGATATGTGAAGAGTAGCGCTTAGAGCCATCAAAATATTCAGTGCCATCGTACCCCGTCTCGGTGGAAGGACAGGGGTATAGAGCGGTTGTCAGTCAATGCAGGCAAgcaattagatataataatcagacGATTGATTCCCCATAATCGAAATGATTCCAAGGCAAGGATGGAACGTCAGGATAAGGTGAAGAATGTCGGGAGGACAAAGGTGACACCAATACCGCCGGGGCACAACTCGAGGCTGCAGACCGAGAACGTGACTTTCTCGATTCAGCTAGCCCCAACGACGACAACGAACATAGCCAAGTATCAGATTCAGCTCTGACAGGATTGGAAGCACATCCCTTAGTTCTTCGAGCGCATAAACAGCTGTACGttgtccctcttcctcgacctGAACCACGAGAACAATAG
This genomic window contains:
- a CDS encoding uncharacterized protein (COG:S;~EggNog:ENOG410PIDQ), yielding MAPAVSALSQTLRSLTESKIRELEKRRKSYEADKAAILEAAHATQDTRQRLEHLLKGARELCPSASSDPTMVNIERWLHQSIYDSSIPPEKLQEFEAQLLRKLNIQSRKLGLADLYSRLLTEWVDPPVAAAQDESEMAVDDDYMVVDERQKQRLQQLCDQFDASVFEPLETNEWQIRAFLDDLFPDEESVNALVSLRRQLKGETTSFWEEQEPFTARSVEYCVRGLLNEELLSEEKREIMNSFLKTPVALTEIADVLNMRYSDIENWAWHAGENGIPVVPRQQANGKYRIWMDEDLLQLIFLQYISTRHCNILKRLLSRFVQRESVWNWKPERQKTARDRLRRRYYLGNGEVYSTAEQLRFTEYLGTYFLSQLPKSESTLSEKGNSYDDDNDDAGTSPTRHEGKNFRQQLLRKIATEALVRRHLHGAAVVVQSDMRWYATCLPHSTIVIIMKYIGFPKRWIDFYHRYMEAPLNMDSSYEGRESVGPRIRKRGIPFSHAAEKLLGEMILFFMDLAVNRETGLLLYRLHDDLWLCGEPAKCVRAWEVMGNFAKVTGLEFNYSKTGSAYLAEYRDPRIASQLPEGSVTFGFLKLDADTETWVIDETLVDAHVQQLKQQLDRCDSVISWVRTWNSCIGRFFKNTFGQPAYCFGEPHVRAILTTYKKIQDRILDDSASTSIPEHLRAMITGRLGEFEIPDAFFFFPEELGGLGLRNPFTSVLLVEGIMGEPPLARIKQYLEEEKTLYSRLKKTFEDLSDQRRRKVLETCVTNADLDGDLVTEREIHTFMSFEEFSRFRETASGNLRRTYIELMRVPTTQPLDTSPELERALRETLTQGQVGNLDSEELWHLQLYAEEVLEKLGGLRLVDQKFLPVGVLGMVKETRVKWQMVL
- a CDS encoding uncharacterized protein (COG:S;~EggNog:ENOG410PV64;~InterPro:IPR012951;~PFAM:PF08031;~go_function: GO:0016491 - oxidoreductase activity [Evidence IEA];~go_function: GO:0050660 - flavin adenine dinucleotide binding [Evidence IEA];~go_process: GO:0055114 - oxidation-reduction process [Evidence IEA]); its protein translation is MGFHISGKGSAVEPPTNIAVLPAWRDALSHVIVATEWEFTSSWETVKNSSLFVTNWMDALREISPDSGAYMNEGDLLEPNFQQAFYGANYPRLYELKQKYDPTGLFFALTAVGSEDWEVQVTDPLPYSWNNNGRLCPRSS
- a CDS encoding FAD-binding oxidoreductase (COG:S;~EggNog:ENOG410PV64;~InterPro:IPR016166,IPR006094,IPR036318;~PFAM:PF01565;~go_function: GO:0016491 - oxidoreductase activity [Evidence IEA];~go_function: GO:0050660 - flavin adenine dinucleotide binding [Evidence IEA];~go_function: GO:0071949 - FAD binding [Evidence IEA];~go_process: GO:0055114 - oxidation-reduction process [Evidence IEA]); amino-acid sequence: MAPLDEGRSCMPIGYNYTSTCTQGAYPTYVVNVSTVAQIQLAVNFARNQNLRLIVKNTGHDFNGKPSGKGGLSIWTHRLKDKAFYPSFTSDGGYVGPAIKLGAGVQVSEAYDFGKALNVTVIGGGCLSVGVAGGFTLGGGHSPLSSMYGMAADQVLALEGCFPPMTQHIIIGDSSLINLQLSWRTVALSLQLPSRTQTSSGCFSVVEAAQLAW
- a CDS encoding uncharacterized protein (COG:S;~EggNog:ENOG410PV64), producing MTDTPNAEAFWAAFQSYLDHFEDFVNAGTYGYYLLGSSAAENGEASSNDTDYNFRMVSFVAPNMTIPQTQNLLRPWFNTLNTLNVSFTPVYSHADSFYEVWEEDNFPLETGGLDIYKLASRLLPRNVFENEDLRNKNFLAQRDAIEKVC